One Drechmeria coniospora strain ARSEF 6962 chromosome 01, whole genome shotgun sequence genomic region harbors:
- a CDS encoding Snf7, giving the protein MGELADYLMQHDANFHKARLPALYSDFRSQRTLNPDGYRANVSAWRTALARLALLGRLSTPGSGSSLFVLSLDESLLRSLESRHYGQPLALGTAVREAVSAKHLFPLRQFLDSPGNLHRQGWLDLPTGLVGWTLRQLGIAASSPAEDTLPRGQFVVTENLETAAVELGRRTADKASRFDRVLAKSQFRDAYATSLVAGQRLSDTDMEVLLTFLRRDKKLIAYDGQTVRLRAAGEPEDITDEDTTIASIKHLTASLERQAALLNGRIDELSDDAKNAVRRKNRLAALAALKSKKLAESSLAQRYATLGKLEEVAAKIEQASDQVQLVNIMKSSAGVLQALKAKVGDTDELEDVIDRLRRHTSDADQVASILAGSMGTTIDDTAVDERLLELELEEGAEQAAQHREETSSKEQAMLESLPSVPAEALPDRAKVPTPTSDTGIASLSLVD; this is encoded by the exons AtgggcgagctcgccgactATCTGATGCAACATGACGCCAACTTTCACAA AGCTCGTCTGCCCGCGCTGTACTCGGACTTTCGATCGCAGCGGACGCTGAACCCCGATGGCTATCGAGCCAACGTCTCGGCCTGGCGCACCGCCCTCGCTCGTCTTGCCTTGCTCGGCCGTCTGTCGACccccggctccggctcgaGCTTGTTCGTCCTCTCTCTCGACGAGTCCCTGCTGCGGTCTCTCGAGAGCAGGCACTACGGCCAACCGTTGGCCTTGGGCACGGCCGTTCGCGAAGCCGTTTCCGCCAAGCATCTCTTTCCCCTGCGGCAGTTCCTCGACTCGCCCGGAAACCTGCACCGGCAGGGCTGGTTGGATCTGCCCACCGGTCTCGTCGGCTGGACGCTGCGCCAGCTGGGAATCGCTGCTTCGTCACCGGCCGAGGACACGCTCCCCCGCGGGCAGTTCGTCGTGACGGAAAATCTAgagacggccgccgtcgagctcgggcgGAGAACGGCCGACAAGGCGTCACGATTCGACCGCGTCCTGGCCAAATCCCAGTTTCGCGACGCCTACGCGACTAgtctcgtcgccggccagcGACTTTCCGACACCGACATGGAGGTGCTGCTCACCTTCCTGCGGCGGGACAAAAAATTGATCGCCTACGACGGCCAGACGGTGCGGCTGCGCGCAGCGGGCGAGCCCGAGGACATCACGGACGAGGACACGACCATCGCGTCCATCAAGCATCTGACGGCGAGCCTCGAGCGTCAAGCGGCACTGCTCAACGGGCGTATCGATGAGCTGAGCGACGATGCGAAAAACGCCGTCCGTCGCAAGAACCGACTCGCCGCCCTGGCAGCCCTCAAGTCGAAGAAACTGGCCGAGTCCTCGCTGGCCCAGCGCTACGCAACGCTGGGAaagctcgaggaggtggCGGCCAAGATCGAGCAGGCCTCGGACCAGGTTCAGCTCGTCAACATCATGAAGTCATCGGCCGGCGTGTTGCAAGCCCTCAAGGCCAAAGTCGGCGACAccgacgagctcgaagaCGTCATTGACCGGCTGAGAAGGCATACGAGCGATGCCGACCAAGTCGCCTCCATCCTGGCAGGCTCCATGGGAACCACCATCGATGATAccgccgtcgatgagcgTCTGCTGGAGCTGGAACTGGAGGAGGGGGCCGAGCAGGCGGCGCAGCACCGAGAGGAGACGTCGTCAAAGGAGCAAGCAATGTTGGAATCCCTGCCTTCCGTCCCGGCCGAAGCCCTACCGGACCGAGCAAAAGTGCCGACGCCAACCTCAGACACGGGCATTGCGAGCTTGTCCCTGGTGGACTAG
- a CDS encoding Postreplication repair E3 ubiquitin-protein ligase rad18, with amino-acid sequence MAVDEVSDSTDWLTTPLSGLAAVEAALRCQVCKDFFKTPMITSCSHTFCSLCIRRALSNDGKCPLCRTPEQELKLRCNWSVEEAAEALMKARTSILNAARGDLAESHPRKRAAPEEQPGEQPGEQPGAARKRTRTSSRLSRMRESDAFAASQQASPEHDDDDAMVVEASQEEAHGMAACPICNRTMKAWQVFQHVETCTGTPKAGSAKPNKVDLAFDASRRKESLPDRLPALNYSMLKDQALRKKMTELGLSSQGPRALLEKRHKEWLTLWNANCDAAYPKRRGELLQDLDVWERTQGGRAPTTGRAMQIAATIRDKDFDGTAWASTHDLAFRDLIANAKRSGKDSAKEKAGPVPPSSAADGAADVSMPPQGVISPGALAASVHESVNKKDGDSKEAAERELDSEEPHADAAIA; translated from the exons atggccgtcgacgaagtcTCCGACTCGACCGACTGGCTGACGACGCCTCTCTCTGgcctggccgccgtcgaggccgcccttCGCTGCCAAGTATGCAAAGACTTTTTCAAAACGCCCATGATCACGTCATGCTCTCACACCTTTTGCTCCCTCTGCATCCGGCGGGCACTGTCCAACGACGGCAAGTGCCCGCTCTGCCGCACGCCCGAGCAAGAGCTCAAGCTGCGATGCAACTggtccgtcgaggaggccgccgaggccttgATGAAAGCCAGGACGAGCATCTTGAACGCGGCGAGGGGTGACCTGGCCGAGAGCCATCCTCGCAAACGGGCGGCCCCAGAAGAGCAGCCGGGGGAGCAGCCGGGGGAGCAGCCAGGTGCAGCACGAAAACGGACACGGACTTCATCACGGCTGAGCAGGATGCGCGAGAGCGATGCGTTCGCCGCCTCCCAACAAGCTTCTCCGGAgcacgatgacgatgacgcgaTGGTGGTGGAAGCATCTCAGGAGGAGG CCCATGGCATGGCGGCATGTCCGATCTGCAACCGCACGATGAAGGCCTGGCAAGTCTTTCAACATGTCGAAACCTGCACGGGTACGCCAAAGGCCGGGAGCGCCAAGCCGAACAAGGTTGACCTCGCCTTCGACGCAAGCCGACGGAAAGAAAGCTTGCCAGACCGCCTGCCAGCGTTGAACTATTCGATGCTCAAAGACCAGGCTCTGCGGAAGAAAATGACGGAGCTGGGATTGTCCAGCCAAGGGCCTCGCGCTCTTCTGGAGAAGCGGCACAAGGAATGGCTGACCTTGTGGAACGCCAACTGCGACGCCGCGTACCCGAAACGCCGGGGCGAGCTGCTCCAAGACCTAGACGTGTGGGAGAGAACGCAGGGCGGTCGAGCGCCAACCACCGGGAGGGCGATGCAAATCGCGGCGACCATCAGGGACAAGGATTTTGACGGCACCGCCTGGGCTTCGACGCACGATTTAGCCTTTAGAGATCTCATCGCCAACGCCAAGAGATCGGGAAAGGACTCGGCAAAGGAAAAGGCCGGGCCGGTTCCCCCATCttctgccgccgacggggcaGCAGACGTGAGCATGCCGCCGCAAGGCGTCATTTCGCCAGGTGCATTGGCCGCTTCCGTTCATGAGAGCGTCAATAAAAAGGACGGAGACTCCAAGGAAGCCGCAGAACGTGAGCTGGATTCTGAGGAGCCGCATGCAGATGCCGCCATTGCTTAG